The stretch of DNA GGCCGGCTCACCGACGCCCAGGGCCGTACCGTCGACTTCCGCAACACCGTGGTCATCATGACCTCCAACATCGGCGCCCAGCGGATCCTCGCCCACCACGGGAACGTCGCCGCCATCAAGGACCAGCTGATGGAGGATCTGCGCGGAAGGTTCCTGCCCGAGTTCCTCAACCGCATCGACGACATCATCATCTTCCACGGCCTGAGCAAGGAGGACCTCGACCGGATCCTGGACCTGTTGCTGGACCACAGCCGCCGGCGGGTGCGCGCCCAGGGCCTGGAGCTGGAGGTCACCGACGCCGCGAAGCGGCTGCTGGTCGCCCACGGCCACCAGCCCGAGTTCGGCGCCCGTCCGCTGCGCCGCACCATCCAGGCCGAACTCGACAACCGCATCGCCTCCCTGCTGCTGAGCGACTCGGCCGACCCCGGTGACACGATCGTGGCGGACGTCGAGAAGGACGCCCTGGTCTGCCGGGTCGAACACCCGGAGGTCCCCGGCCGGATGACCTGATGAGGCAGGCTGCCGTGGGGCGGGGCCGCCTGTGTCCGTCAGGCGAGGGTCACCTCCACCGGCAGCCTCTTGATGCCGTTGACGAAGTTGGAGCGGACCCGGGGCACGTCCCCGGCCAGACGGATGCCGGCCAGGCGCGGGACGAGCTCCTCGAACATGATCCGGATCTCGGTGCGGGCCAGGAGGTTGCCCAGGCACAGGTGCGGGCTGCCCTTGCCGAAGGTGACGTGGTCGTTGTTCCGCCGGGTGACGTCGAAGTCGTACGGGTTGCCGAAGACCTCCTCGTCACGGTTGCCGGAGGCGAACCACATGACCACCTTGTCGCCCTCCTTGATCCGCTTGCCGCCGAGTTCGGTGTCGCGGGTGGCGGTGCGGCGGAAGTGGTACACGGGCGAGGCCCAGCGCAGGAATTCCTCGACCGCGGTGGGGATCAGCGAGGGGTCCTCCTGGAGGCGGGCCAGCTGCTCGGGGTGCTGGAGCAGGGCCAGCATGGAGTGGCTGATGGTGTGGCGGGTCGTCTCGTTGCCCGCCACCACCAGCAGCAGGAAGTAGTTGTCGAAGTCCTGCGCCGAGAGCGGGACCCCGTCCCGGGGGGTGCCGTTGACCAGCCGGGAGACCAGGTCGGTGCCGTCGCCACCGCGCCGCTGCCGGGCCAGCTCCCGGCCGTAGGCGAAGACCTCCAGGGAGGCGGGGGAGCGGAAGGGCAGGTCGCGGTACTTCTCGCTCTCCTCGCTGTGCAGGAGCACGTCGGCGTAGTCCGGGTCGGTGTTGCCGATGATGCGGTTGCCCCAGTCGATGAGCTGCTGGTTGTCCTCCGGGGGCACGTCGAGCAGCCGGGCCAGCACGTTGATGGGGAAGTCTGCGGAGACGTCCTTGACGAAGTCGAAGGTGCCCTTGGCCAGGGCCGCGTCCAGGGTGGTCGCGGTCAGGCCGCGTAGGAAGTCGCCGTAGCTGTTGATCACGTTCGCGCCGAACTGGCGCTGGATCAGGCTGCGCAGCGCGCGGTGGCGGACCCCGTCGAGTTCGAGGATGGAGGCGCGCTTCTTGATCTGGTCGTCGTCGACCTCCTCCAGGTTGACGAACCGGGTGGAGGTGAAGGTGTCGGCGTCGCGGTCGACGCGGGCGATGTCCGCGTGCCGGGTCACGCTCCAGAAGCCGGAGTTGGGCGCCTCCTCGGGCTGCCAGTGCACCGGGTCCTCGTGGCGCAGGGTGTGGAACATGCGCCAGGGGGTGACTCCGTCGGTGAAGTTGTCCAGGTCGGCGAGGTTCACGTCGGCCAGCGGCAGAGGCTCGCGGACGGCGTCGGACGGGGTCGGGGTGGTCATGGGCGGTGTCTCCTCGGCGTCACGGGGCTCGGTGCCGGCGGGATCCGGCGTCAGGGGGCGGGGGCCCGGTGCCACGGGCGGGGCGGGCTCGGTCAGAGGTGGTAGGCGTACTCGGTGAACTCCCAGTCGGTGACGTGCCGTCCGAAGCGTTCGACCTCGTCGCGCTTGTAGGTGAGGTAGGAGGCGGTGAAGTCCTTGCCGAGGACGTCGGTCAGCGCGGTGTCCGCCTCCAGGGCGTCCAGCGCGGCGGACAGGGTGGCCGGGAGCATGGCGGACCGGTCGGTGTCGTAGCCGTATCCGTCCAGCGGGGCGGGCGGTTCCTCGCCGGCCAGAACGCCGAGCAGGGCGGCGGCCACGGTCCCGGCGATGAGCAGGTAGGGGTTGGCGCCGGCGTCGCCCAGGCGCAGTTCGAGCCGGGAGCCGGCGCCCCGCTCGGGCGGGATGCGGACCATGGCGCTGCGGTTGTCGAGGCCCCAGTCGATCAGCCAGGGGGCGAGGGTGTCCGGGCCGAAACGCTTGTAGGAGTTGACCGTCGGATTGGCCAGCGCGGCGAGCGCGGGCGCGTGGGCGAGGATGCCGGCGACGGCGTGCCGGGCGCTCGCGGACAGGCCGTACGGCGCCGCCGGGTCGTCGAAGACGTTGCCGCCGTCGTCGTCCTCGCAGGACAGGTGCAGATGGAAGCCGGAGCCTCCCGCGTCGTTGAACGGCTTGGCCATGAAGGTGGCCAGGCGTCCCTCCTTGCGGGCCAGCTCCTTGACCGCCGACTTGAAGCGGAAGGCCCGGTCGGCGGCCGACAGCGCCTCCGAGTGGGTGAGGTTGATCTCGAACTGGCCCCCGTCGAACTCGTGGTTCCCGCTGCTCACGCCGAGGTCGGCGGCGCGCAGCAGGCGCAGGGTACGCAGCAGGTGGTTGTCGTCGTCGGCGCGCAGGCCCGCGGTGTAGACGACGCCCCGGGCCTCGCTGTAGCGGCGCCAGCCGCGCGGGGAGCCGGGCGCGGGCTCGCACAGGAAGTACTCCAGCTCGGGGCCGATCACCGGGTGCAGTCCGTGCGCGCGGCAGCGGTCGAGGACGGCGCGGAGCAGGTCGCGGGGTGACTCGGGGGCGGGCAGCCCGGTGGCCGGGTCGGTGACGTCGCCCAGACAGCTCGCCACGCCGGGTTCCCAGGGCAGGGACACGAGGGTGTCGAGATCCGGTCGTACGCAGATGTCGGGCAGCCCCGCGTCCAGCCCGCCGGCGACCGGGACGACGTCGCCCTGCGGGCTGGTGTGGTAGACGGCGCGGCAGAAGGCCAGTCCGTGGTCGCAGGCCGAGGGCAGGTGCTCCAGCAGGACGTCCCGGGCGCGGTCGGTGCCGATGAGGTCGGGATAGGTCACCCGGACCACGTCGACGCCCTCGGCGGCGAGCCGGTCCTGGTGCCGGCGGACGGATGGGGAGTCGGATGCGCTCACCGGAGTCTCCTCTGGGGAATGTGGGGCGCTTCCCAGGCCGGAGCGGGCGCTGGGAGAGGGGAAGAGGGGCGGCGCCGCACTGCGGGGAGGAGCAGGGGCCGCTCAACGTTTGGTGCCAAACGGTATGGACCCCCGTCACCTCGCCGCAAGAGGCTGGCCGCAAAAATTTATCCATCCGGATAGCTATTGACCAGGGTCCGGCCGCTTCCTATGTTGTTTGAAGCCAAACGAGTTCGGGGTGCGGTGTCACCCACCCCGTTGGCCGGGGCCCGGCCGCATCCGGTCCGGGCCCCATTCCCTCCCAGCTCCCCCGCCCGACGCCCTCAGCACCAGGAGGACCGGCCATGAAGGTCGTCGTCGACATGAACAAGTGCCAGGACCACGGTCAGTGCGTCTTCGCCGCCCCCGACGTCTTCAGCTTCGACGACACCGGCCGTCTGGCCTACGTCGGCGACCCCGACGACGCGCTGCGCGACGAGGTCGAGGAGGCCGCCGACGTCTGCCCGCTCCAGGCCATCCGGATCGAGGACTGAGCCGTGCGCGCACCCGTCGTCGTGGCCGGCGCCTCCATGGCCGGTCTGCGTGCCGCCGAACAGCTCCGGGCCGCCGGATACTCCGGCCCGATCACCCTGGTCGGCGAGGAACCCCACATGCCCTACAACCGGCCGCCGCTGTCCAAGGAGGTCCTGGCCGGCAAGGCGGCCTTCGAGTCGCTGGCCTTCAGGCCCCGTGCCGCGGTCGCCGACGCCGAATGGCGCCTGGGCACCAGGGTCGTCGCCGCCGACCTCGACCGCCGCCTCGTCGAACTCGACGACGGCGAGACCCTCTCCTACTCTGGACTCGTCGTCGCCACCGGGATGCGGCCCCGCCGCCTGCGCTGCCCCGGACCCCTGCGCGGACGGCACACCGTGCGAACGATCGACGACGCCCGCGAGCTGCGCGCGGCTCTGATCCGCCCGGGCGCCCGGGTGGTCGTGGTGGGCGCGGGCTTCATCGGCTGCGAGGTCGCCGCCACCGCCGTCGCCCTC from Streptomyces sp. 6-11-2 encodes:
- a CDS encoding cytochrome P450 translates to MTTPTPSDAVREPLPLADVNLADLDNFTDGVTPWRMFHTLRHEDPVHWQPEEAPNSGFWSVTRHADIARVDRDADTFTSTRFVNLEEVDDDQIKKRASILELDGVRHRALRSLIQRQFGANVINSYGDFLRGLTATTLDAALAKGTFDFVKDVSADFPINVLARLLDVPPEDNQQLIDWGNRIIGNTDPDYADVLLHSEESEKYRDLPFRSPASLEVFAYGRELARQRRGGDGTDLVSRLVNGTPRDGVPLSAQDFDNYFLLLVVAGNETTRHTISHSMLALLQHPEQLARLQEDPSLIPTAVEEFLRWASPVYHFRRTATRDTELGGKRIKEGDKVVMWFASGNRDEEVFGNPYDFDVTRRNNDHVTFGKGSPHLCLGNLLARTEIRIMFEELVPRLAGIRLAGDVPRVRSNFVNGIKRLPVEVTLA
- a CDS encoding glutamine synthetase family protein — its product is MSASDSPSVRRHQDRLAAEGVDVVRVTYPDLIGTDRARDVLLEHLPSACDHGLAFCRAVYHTSPQGDVVPVAGGLDAGLPDICVRPDLDTLVSLPWEPGVASCLGDVTDPATGLPAPESPRDLLRAVLDRCRAHGLHPVIGPELEYFLCEPAPGSPRGWRRYSEARGVVYTAGLRADDDNHLLRTLRLLRAADLGVSSGNHEFDGGQFEINLTHSEALSAADRAFRFKSAVKELARKEGRLATFMAKPFNDAGGSGFHLHLSCEDDDGGNVFDDPAAPYGLSASARHAVAGILAHAPALAALANPTVNSYKRFGPDTLAPWLIDWGLDNRSAMVRIPPERGAGSRLELRLGDAGANPYLLIAGTVAAALLGVLAGEEPPAPLDGYGYDTDRSAMLPATLSAALDALEADTALTDVLGKDFTASYLTYKRDEVERFGRHVTDWEFTEYAYHL
- a CDS encoding ferredoxin — translated: MKVVVDMNKCQDHGQCVFAAPDVFSFDDTGRLAYVGDPDDALRDEVEEAADVCPLQAIRIED